The Pseudomonas berkeleyensis genome includes a region encoding these proteins:
- the flhA gene encoding flagellar biosynthesis protein FlhA: protein MNLLQQLAPTFRSGRIGIPILILSVLAMVILPLPPLVLDILFTFNISLAVLILLVSISAKSPLDFSLFPTVILITTLLRLCLNVASTRVVLLEGHTGTGAAGKVIEAFGEVVIGGNFIVGIVVFVILMIVNFIVITKGGERISEVSARFTLDALPGKQMAIDADLNAGLIGPEEAKQRRQEVAKEADFYGAMDGASKFVRGDAIAGILILLVSMFGGFAIGVFAHDMSAGDAFRQYALLTIGDGLVAQIPALLLATAAAIIVTRVNESAEITQQVHRQMLGSPSLLYTVAGILVVLALVPGMPHLAFTSFAALAALIGWAVSRNAPPDEAASLEQVQALGKAMEQERVQNLAWEDIPLVERLSVSLGYKLVGLVNEAAGAPLTQRVRGVRQTLSESLGFLLPEVHIRDSLRLKASQYSIHINGEKIDGAELHADRMMAIPSPELYGEIDGILGVDPAYRMQVVWIQPEDKSRALNLGYQVIDCASVIATHLNKVIREHLPDVFKHDDVDHLMQRLQVQAPKLAESLKNQLSYTQQHRVYRQLLQEQVPLKDIVTIATTLLEAGESTKDPVLLASDVRYALRRSIVGMIAGERQELSVFILENALENTLLNALAIAQQAGPVSLDNIPVEPSLLNQLQNTMPVVKEKLRKDGHPPILTVMPQLRPLLARYARVFSPGLHVLSQNEIPDRVGVNILGTLG from the coding sequence ATGAACCTATTGCAGCAACTCGCGCCCACCTTCCGCAGCGGTCGTATCGGCATCCCGATCCTGATCCTCTCGGTACTGGCGATGGTCATCCTGCCGCTGCCGCCGTTGGTGCTGGACATCCTCTTCACCTTCAACATCAGCCTGGCGGTGCTGATCCTGCTGGTCAGCATCTCGGCCAAGAGCCCGCTGGACTTCTCCCTGTTTCCCACGGTGATCCTCATCACCACCCTGCTGCGCCTGTGCCTGAATGTCGCCTCGACCCGCGTGGTGCTGCTCGAAGGCCATACCGGCACCGGGGCCGCAGGCAAGGTGATCGAGGCCTTCGGTGAAGTGGTCATCGGCGGCAACTTCATCGTCGGCATAGTGGTGTTCGTGATCCTGATGATCGTCAACTTCATCGTCATCACCAAGGGTGGCGAGCGCATCTCCGAGGTCAGTGCACGCTTTACCCTGGACGCCCTGCCCGGCAAGCAGATGGCCATCGACGCCGACCTCAACGCCGGCCTGATCGGCCCCGAGGAAGCCAAGCAGCGTCGCCAGGAAGTGGCCAAGGAAGCCGACTTCTACGGTGCGATGGACGGTGCCTCGAAGTTCGTCCGCGGTGATGCCATCGCCGGCATTCTGATCCTGCTGGTGAGCATGTTCGGCGGCTTCGCCATCGGCGTGTTCGCTCACGACATGAGTGCTGGCGATGCCTTCCGTCAGTACGCCCTGCTGACCATCGGCGACGGCCTGGTCGCGCAGATTCCCGCCCTGCTGCTGGCGACCGCCGCGGCGATCATCGTCACCCGGGTCAACGAGTCAGCCGAGATCACCCAGCAGGTGCACCGGCAGATGCTCGGCTCGCCCTCACTGCTCTACACCGTCGCCGGCATCCTGGTGGTACTCGCGCTGGTACCGGGTATGCCGCACCTGGCCTTCACCAGCTTCGCGGCCCTTGCCGCACTGATCGGGTGGGCCGTCTCACGCAACGCGCCACCAGACGAAGCCGCCAGCCTGGAACAGGTACAGGCGCTGGGTAAGGCGATGGAACAGGAGCGCGTGCAGAACCTGGCCTGGGAAGACATCCCGCTGGTCGAGCGCCTCTCGGTATCGCTTGGCTACAAGCTGGTCGGCCTGGTCAACGAAGCTGCCGGCGCCCCCCTGACCCAACGCGTACGCGGCGTGCGCCAGACACTATCGGAGAGCCTGGGCTTTCTCCTGCCAGAAGTGCACATCCGCGACAGCCTGCGCCTGAAGGCATCGCAGTACAGCATTCATATCAATGGCGAGAAGATCGATGGCGCCGAATTGCATGCCGATCGCATGATGGCCATCCCTTCACCGGAGCTGTACGGCGAGATCGATGGCATTCTGGGTGTAGACCCGGCGTATCGCATGCAGGTGGTGTGGATTCAGCCCGAAGACAAATCGCGCGCGCTCAACCTCGGCTATCAGGTCATCGACTGTGCCAGTGTCATCGCCACGCACCTGAACAAGGTCATTCGCGAACACCTGCCTGACGTATTCAAACACGATGACGTCGACCACCTGATGCAACGCCTGCAGGTACAGGCACCGAAGCTGGCGGAAAGCCTGAAGAACCAGCTCAGCTACACCCAACAGCACCGTGTCTACCGACAACTGCTGCAAGAGCAGGTACCGCTGAAGGATATCGTGACCATTGCCACCACCCTGCTCGAAGCAGGCGAGTCGACCAAGGATCCGGTGTTGCTGGCCTCCGATGTGCGCTATGCCCTGCGCCGCAGCATCGTCGGCATGATCGCCGGGGAGCGCCAGGAGCTCTCCGTGTTCATCCTCGAAAATGCGCTGGAGAACACGTTGCTCAATGCCTTGGCCATCGCTCAACAGGCTGGCCCGGTAAGCCTGGACAACATTCCGGTCGAGCCCAGCTTGCTCAACCAGCTGCAGAACACCATGCCGGTGGTGAAAGAGAAGCTGCGCAAGGATGGCCACCCGCCGATCCTCACCGTCATGCCGCAGCTGCGGCCGCTATTGGCGCGCTATGCGCGAGTATTCAGCCCTGGCCTGCACGTGCTGTCGCAGAACGAGATCCCCGACAGGGTCGGGGTAAATATCCTCGGCACACTGGGCTAA
- a CDS encoding PilZ domain-containing protein, producing MRQSSRITFRSTFRIKISDRESDTLIGYAGDLSECGMKLLGDTLVEPGSELKLRIRMRDREGEMRQVDVDMACQWSQENIRTGFFEAGLSLLGESSQYVELVEGMRNKRKTQA from the coding sequence ATGCGTCAATCGAGTCGTATCACTTTCCGTTCCACCTTCCGCATCAAGATCAGTGACCGTGAGAGCGACACGTTGATCGGTTATGCCGGCGATCTGTCTGAATGCGGGATGAAGTTGCTCGGCGACACGCTCGTCGAACCCGGTAGCGAACTCAAGTTGCGCATACGGATGCGTGACCGTGAAGGAGAAATGCGCCAGGTCGATGTGGACATGGCCTGTCAGTGGTCGCAGGAGAATATCCGTACAGGCTTCTTTGAAGCCGGGCTGTCGTTGCTTGGCGAGTCGTCGCAGTACGTGGAGCTGGTCGAAGGCATGCGCAACAAGCGTAAGACGCAGGCATGA